A genome region from Blautia coccoides includes the following:
- a CDS encoding sodium-dependent transporter, which yields MQKHKNGSFTSSLGFVLACVGSAVGLGNIWMFPYRLGEYGGAAFLIPYLFFICLFGFVGLSAEFAIGRRAGTGTLGSYEYCWESRKKGTVGKVLGWIPLLGSLGIAIGYSIIIGWVLRFLAGSVTNTVLTEDSAEFFGQVTANMKNLPWHILVIAITVIILITGAANQIERANKILMPLFFILFAILAVRVFFLPGSHEGYRFLFVPKWEALAKVDTWVMAMGQAFFSLSITGSGMIVYGSYLSKKEDIPKSSIQTAVFDTIAAMLAALAIMPAVFAFGIEPSAGPSLMFITIPNIFRQMPMGRLFAVIFFLSVCFAGITSLINMFEAVIESWQQKFKLQRTKAVAFCGGIALLVGLFLEEESKVGKWMDFITIIVVPFGAVLGAVSIYYILGFDKIKGELEEGREKPLPGAFRVAAKYLYVPLAVIVFILGLVYKGIG from the coding sequence ATGCAAAAACACAAAAATGGCAGCTTTACCAGCTCACTTGGCTTTGTTCTGGCCTGTGTGGGCTCTGCGGTAGGGCTTGGGAACATATGGATGTTCCCATACAGACTGGGAGAATACGGGGGTGCGGCTTTTTTGATCCCCTATCTCTTTTTTATCTGCCTGTTCGGCTTTGTAGGCCTGTCGGCTGAATTTGCCATTGGACGAAGGGCGGGAACAGGAACACTGGGTTCTTATGAATACTGCTGGGAATCCAGAAAGAAAGGAACTGTCGGCAAGGTTCTGGGCTGGATACCCCTTCTGGGATCTCTTGGCATCGCCATCGGATATTCTATCATAATCGGCTGGGTGCTTCGCTTCCTGGCAGGTTCTGTGACAAATACTGTGCTCACTGAGGATTCAGCGGAATTTTTCGGACAGGTTACTGCCAATATGAAAAACCTGCCCTGGCATATTCTTGTCATTGCAATTACAGTGATCATTCTGATCACCGGAGCTGCGAACCAGATCGAGAGGGCGAATAAGATCTTGATGCCTCTGTTTTTTATCCTGTTTGCCATTCTGGCGGTGAGAGTATTCTTCCTGCCGGGTTCCCATGAGGGATACCGCTTTCTGTTCGTGCCGAAATGGGAGGCGCTGGCCAAGGTGGATACCTGGGTCATGGCTATGGGACAGGCCTTTTTCTCTCTGTCCATCACAGGCTCCGGTATGATCGTTTACGGGTCTTACCTGAGCAAAAAGGAGGATATCCCCAAATCTTCCATACAGACAGCGGTCTTTGACACAATTGCTGCCATGCTGGCTGCTTTGGCCATTATGCCCGCTGTGTTTGCTTTTGGCATTGAGCCGTCTGCGGGACCGTCCCTTATGTTCATCACCATTCCCAATATTTTTAGGCAGATGCCTATGGGACGCCTGTTTGCGGTGATCTTCTTCCTCTCTGTATGCTTTGCGGGGATCACGTCTCTTATCAATATGTTTGAGGCGGTGATCGAGAGCTGGCAGCAGAAGTTCAAGCTTCAGAGGACAAAAGCTGTTGCTTTCTGCGGCGGCATTGCACTTTTGGTGGGGCTTTTCCTGGAAGAGGAGTCAAAGGTAGGAAAATGGATGGATTTTATAACCATCATTGTTGTGCCCTTCGGAGCCGTACTGGGTGCTGTTTCCATTTACTACATTCTCGGATTTGACAAGATTAAGGGAGAACTGGAGGAGGGCAGAGAAAAGCCTCTTCCCGGAGCTTTTCGTGTGGCAGCAAAGTATCTGTATGTGCCGCTGGCAGTGATCGTGTTTATTCTGGGCCTTGTCTATAAGGGAATCGGCTGA
- a CDS encoding trimeric intracellular cation channel family protein has protein sequence MDTFIFVLEIIGTVAFASSGAMIAIEKKMDIFGVNILGATTAVGGGMMRDIILGITPPTAFAKPVYVLFAILTSTLLFAITYTNPEILKSRAKNKYYDNVMMLCDTLGLGIFTVVGIQAAANVVTENNTFFFVFVGVLTGVGGGVLRDIMAGETPYILVREIYACASIAGGIVCVVCRDSMGEPAGVILGLIVTVVIRMLAAYFRWNLLRVR, from the coding sequence ATGGATACCTTTATCTTTGTATTGGAAATAATAGGAACAGTGGCCTTTGCCTCATCAGGCGCTATGATCGCCATTGAGAAAAAAATGGATATCTTTGGTGTAAATATTCTGGGGGCTACTACGGCGGTGGGCGGTGGTATGATGCGGGATATCATCCTGGGAATCACCCCGCCTACTGCTTTCGCCAAGCCGGTCTACGTACTTTTTGCCATATTGACGTCCACGCTGCTCTTTGCCATCACCTACACGAACCCGGAGATTTTAAAGTCCAGAGCCAAGAACAAATATTATGACAATGTCATGATGCTCTGCGATACCCTGGGTCTCGGTATTTTTACTGTGGTCGGCATCCAGGCTGCCGCAAACGTGGTAACGGAAAATAATACTTTCTTTTTCGTCTTCGTAGGCGTTCTTACCGGAGTCGGCGGAGGTGTGCTGAGGGATATCATGGCTGGAGAGACACCCTATATCCTGGTGCGGGAGATTTATGCCTGCGCCTCTATTGCAGGAGGGATCGTCTGTGTTGTGTGCCGGGATTCTATGGGAGAGCCGGCAGGAGTTATACTTGGATTGATCGTTACAGTGGTGATCCGGATGTTGGCGGCTTATTTCAGGTGGAATTTGCTGCGGGTACGATAG
- a CDS encoding GatB/YqeY domain-containing protein: protein MSKIDEVRKAMVAAMKAGEKERKDSLSMLLSALKNKAIDKREDLTEAEENEVVLKEIKQTKETLEMTPADRSDIIDECTKRIAVYEEFAPKMLSEEEIKEVISGVLKELDIQAPTGKDKGKIMKVLMPKVKGIADGKLVNQVLGSMMN from the coding sequence ATGAGTAAAATTGATGAAGTGAGAAAAGCCATGGTCGCTGCCATGAAAGCAGGCGAAAAAGAACGCAAAGATTCCCTGTCCATGCTGCTGTCAGCCCTGAAAAACAAAGCCATTGACAAAAGAGAGGACTTGACCGAGGCTGAAGAGAACGAAGTGGTATTAAAAGAGATCAAACAGACCAAAGAAACTCTGGAAATGACTCCTGCAGATAGAAGCGACATCATTGATGAGTGCACAAAGCGTATCGCCGTGTATGAAGAATTTGCCCCTAAAATGCTCAGCGAGGAGGAGATAAAAGAGGTTATCAGCGGTGTGCTGAAAGAGCTGGATATCCAGGCTCCCACAGGTAAAGATAAAGGAAAGATCATGAAAGTTCTAATGCCAAAAGTAAAAGGTATTGCGGACGGCAAGCTGGTAAACCAGGTTCTGGGCAGTATGATGAACTAA
- a CDS encoding SDR family oxidoreductase: protein MKVLFIGGTGTISMAITKRLLEEGHKVYLLNRGTRNGELPAGAIGLTGDIEDEEQICKLTEGMKFDVVADFIAFVPEHVERDYRMFKGRTGQYIFISSASAYQKPPSDYRMTEGTPLSNPKWQYSRDKIACEELLMKKYREEGFPVTIVRPSHTYDERSVPMGLHGDNGSYQVIKRIKEGKPVLIPGDGTSLWTVTHNSDFAKGFVGLMGNIHAIGEAVQITSDETLTWNQIYQTIADALGVQLHPVRVSSDFLDACSDYDFNGSMMGDKSNSVVFLNDKLKRLVPGFKAVKRFDQGVRESLAYIESHPECQKEDPHFDAFCDRVVEALERAKEFVREGY, encoded by the coding sequence ATGAAAGTGCTATTTATAGGCGGAACCGGAACCATCAGCATGGCGATCACCAAAAGGCTGCTGGAAGAAGGACACAAAGTGTACCTGCTGAACAGGGGAACACGGAACGGAGAACTGCCCGCAGGGGCTATAGGACTTACCGGGGATATTGAGGATGAGGAGCAGATATGCAAGCTCACAGAGGGTATGAAATTTGATGTGGTAGCTGATTTCATAGCATTTGTGCCGGAGCATGTGGAGCGTGACTACAGGATGTTTAAGGGAAGGACCGGACAGTATATTTTTATCAGCTCCGCGTCTGCGTACCAGAAACCGCCTTCTGATTACAGGATGACAGAGGGCACACCACTTTCAAATCCAAAGTGGCAGTATTCCAGAGATAAGATCGCCTGTGAAGAGCTTCTTATGAAGAAATACAGGGAAGAGGGATTTCCTGTGACTATCGTCCGTCCAAGCCATACCTATGATGAACGGAGCGTGCCCATGGGCCTTCACGGTGACAATGGCAGCTACCAGGTGATCAAACGGATAAAAGAGGGAAAACCTGTGCTGATACCGGGAGATGGCACGTCACTTTGGACTGTAACACATAACTCTGATTTCGCAAAGGGATTTGTGGGACTTATGGGAAATATCCATGCCATTGGGGAGGCTGTGCAGATCACCTCAGATGAGACGCTGACTTGGAACCAGATTTACCAGACAATAGCGGATGCCCTGGGGGTTCAGCTTCATCCTGTACGGGTTTCCAGTGATTTTTTGGATGCCTGCAGCGACTATGACTTCAATGGAAGCATGATGGGAGATAAATCCAATTCTGTGGTATTTTTAAATGACAAGTTGAAACGGCTGGTGCCCGGATTTAAAGCTGTGAAACGCTTTGACCAGGGTGTTAGGGAAAGCCTTGCGTACATAGAAAGCCATCCGGAATGTCAGAAAGAGGACCCGCATTTTGACGCATTTTGTGACAGGGTAGTAGAAGCCTTGGAACGGGCAAAAGAATTTGTAAGAGAAGGTTATTGA
- a CDS encoding SagB/ThcOx family dehydrogenase yields MNHETGYKIMQNRELLKAYNVSDAGAEATDQEQKLPAAPYVKEKKGERIISLTTDFDGIAGSADLFGLLQGRVSRRKYSDEAVTLRELSFLLWAVQGIRKVVGRNNFATFRNVPSAGSRHAFETYLFVNHVDGLEKGIYHYLPMEHALEVWDERQDFEGELTQALCGQHFAAAAPVTFVWSAIPYRMEWRYGLKAHKYILLDARHVCENLYLACEAVGCGTCAIGAYDQDALDELLGFALGPSADTDYECAVYAASVGKAAAKEHFCAE; encoded by the coding sequence ATGAATCATGAGACCGGATATAAGATCATGCAGAACAGGGAGCTGCTGAAAGCCTACAATGTCTCCGACGCCGGAGCAGAGGCCACGGACCAGGAGCAGAAGCTTCCGGCAGCACCTTATGTGAAAGAGAAAAAAGGAGAGCGTATAATATCTCTGACAACTGATTTTGACGGCATTGCAGGCAGTGCCGATCTGTTTGGACTTTTACAGGGCAGGGTGAGCCGCAGAAAATATAGTGATGAGGCGGTCACTTTGAGGGAATTGTCGTTTCTTTTGTGGGCTGTTCAGGGGATCAGGAAGGTAGTGGGAAGGAATAACTTTGCCACATTCCGGAATGTTCCGTCAGCCGGTTCCAGGCATGCCTTTGAAACTTACTTGTTTGTGAATCATGTGGACGGGCTTGAGAAAGGGATTTACCACTATCTCCCCATGGAACATGCGCTGGAAGTGTGGGATGAGAGGCAGGATTTTGAGGGGGAATTGACTCAGGCGCTCTGTGGGCAGCATTTTGCGGCTGCGGCCCCTGTGACCTTTGTGTGGAGCGCGATTCCCTACCGGATGGAATGGAGGTACGGGCTGAAGGCGCATAAGTATATCCTTCTTGACGCAAGGCATGTGTGTGAAAATCTGTATCTGGCATGTGAGGCTGTGGGGTGTGGAACCTGTGCCATCGGCGCTTACGACCAGGATGCCCTTGACGAGCTTCTGGGATTTGCTCTGGGACCTTCCGCGGATACGGATTATGAATGCGCGGTGTACGCGGCCAGTGTGGGAAAGGCTGCAGCTAAGGAGCATTTTTGTGCAGAGTAA
- a CDS encoding helix-turn-helix domain-containing protein, producing MNHYITGNTIRELREKKKMTQAELAGRLDVSHKTISKWETAKGLPDISLIEPLARVLGISVVELMTGDCISNSNISSNMLRSKLYVCPVCGNVIHTMGESVVSCCGITLPVLEAEIPDKEHTFIAEVMDGEYYVTAEHEMTKTHFISFFAYVTSSRFELVKLYPEQNPEAWFSKKGHGILYAYCNRHGLMKMNI from the coding sequence ATGAACCACTATATTACCGGAAATACTATACGGGAACTGCGGGAAAAGAAAAAAATGACCCAGGCAGAGCTTGCAGGCAGGCTGGATGTAAGCCATAAGACAATCTCCAAATGGGAAACCGCCAAAGGCCTTCCCGATATCAGCCTGATCGAACCGCTTGCCAGGGTGCTTGGCATATCCGTTGTGGAGCTGATGACAGGAGACTGCATTTCCAACAGCAATATATCCAGCAATATGCTCCGCTCAAAGCTCTATGTCTGCCCTGTATGCGGAAATGTAATACACACCATGGGGGAAAGCGTTGTAAGCTGCTGCGGCATCACCCTGCCGGTATTGGAAGCCGAAATCCCGGATAAAGAACACACCTTTATCGCAGAGGTTATGGATGGGGAATATTACGTCACAGCAGAACATGAAATGACTAAGACACACTTCATCTCCTTTTTTGCCTATGTGACTTCCAGCCGTTTTGAGCTTGTCAAGCTCTATCCTGAACAGAACCCGGAAGCCTGGTTTTCCAAAAAGGGACACGGAATCCTGTACGCATACTGCAACCGGCACGGGCTTATGAAAATGAATATATAA
- the trxA gene encoding thioredoxin: MVEVITEQNFDKVVMGADLPVLVDFYATWCGPCKQMAPVIEELSEDLEGKALFGKVNVDENINLAQRYKIMQVPTFLFVKDGKVMSRETGGISKEELAEELGVWL, translated from the coding sequence ATGGTTGAAGTGATTACGGAACAGAATTTTGACAAGGTTGTGATGGGGGCGGATCTGCCTGTACTGGTGGATTTTTATGCGACCTGGTGTGGCCCATGCAAACAGATGGCGCCGGTGATCGAGGAGCTGTCAGAGGATTTGGAGGGCAAGGCCCTGTTCGGCAAGGTCAATGTGGATGAAAACATCAATCTCGCGCAGAGATATAAAATTATGCAGGTTCCCACCTTCCTGTTTGTTAAGGACGGCAAGGTGATGAGCCGGGAAACCGGCGGGATCAGCAAGGAAGAGCTGGCAGAGGAACTTGGGGTGTGGCTGTAA
- the trmB gene encoding tRNA (guanosine(46)-N7)-methyltransferase TrmB, whose product MRLRNIPGAKDAIAESAYVIQSPEENAGKWHEVFKNGNPVHIEVGMGKGRFIMDMAAQNPHINYVGIEMYDSVLLRALQKMEERETETGAPENLFFMRMDARELPLVFNRGEVDRIYLNFSDPWPKERHAKRRLTSRQFLERYDAVLAKDGTVEFKTDNRDLFDFSVEEVKEAGWKLLACTYDLHHDGELNLGNVMTEYEEKFSSMGNPIHKLIAAR is encoded by the coding sequence ATGCGTTTGAGAAATATACCCGGGGCAAAGGATGCCATTGCCGAGAGCGCTTACGTGATACAGAGTCCTGAGGAAAATGCAGGAAAGTGGCATGAGGTATTTAAAAACGGAAATCCTGTCCATATAGAGGTAGGAATGGGAAAAGGCCGTTTTATCATGGACATGGCTGCCCAAAATCCGCATATTAATTATGTAGGGATCGAGATGTACGACAGCGTTCTTCTGCGTGCGCTTCAGAAAATGGAAGAGCGGGAAACAGAGACGGGAGCGCCGGAGAATCTGTTTTTCATGAGAATGGATGCCAGAGAGCTGCCGCTTGTATTTAATCGGGGAGAAGTGGACAGAATATATTTAAACTTTTCCGACCCATGGCCCAAGGAGCGCCATGCAAAGAGAAGACTCACTTCAAGGCAGTTTCTGGAGCGCTATGACGCTGTTTTGGCAAAGGACGGCACTGTGGAGTTCAAGACCGACAACAGGGATCTTTTTGATTTCTCTGTGGAGGAGGTTAAGGAAGCCGGCTGGAAACTTCTGGCCTGTACCTATGACCTGCACCACGATGGAGAGCTGAACCTGGGAAATGTGATGACTGAATATGAGGAGAAGTTCTCCTCCATGGGCAATCCCATACACAAACTGATCGCGGCCAGGTAG
- a CDS encoding V0D/AC39 family V-type ATPase subunit, translated as MGTLLSYSGLSTKIRAMQSKLMTEKQYQEISQLESVPQVVAYLKKQPGFKELWADLDENSLHRGDIEKLLTHTIHQNFAKIYKFANPSQRTFMALYFKRYEIDVMKDCLRKVFDKTREGLDLSLFKDFFDRHSKLDLDKLTQATTIEEFVNCLKGTEYYSPLSKIGEEYTPLLFDYGMALDQYYFANIWSVKDKLFSKRDLQEIIKAYGNKFDMLNLQWIYRSRRYYHMAPADIYALLIPVHYKLSHKEVTALVEAADNDEFRRVLDTTAYKKRYPELAPDNLEEYYTLNLRNVLESEARKYPHSVIMIYSYFYHKEHEVDRLTTAIECIRYGLSPAETLDYIHKN; from the coding sequence ATGGGAACCCTGTTATCTTACAGCGGTCTTTCAACAAAAATCCGTGCCATGCAGAGCAAGCTCATGACGGAAAAGCAGTATCAGGAAATCTCTCAGTTAGAATCTGTTCCCCAGGTGGTTGCTTACCTGAAAAAGCAGCCCGGGTTCAAAGAACTGTGGGCCGACCTGGATGAAAACTCCCTTCACAGGGGTGATATTGAAAAACTGCTTACCCACACGATCCATCAGAACTTTGCTAAAATTTACAAATTCGCAAATCCCTCCCAGCGCACCTTTATGGCTTTGTATTTTAAGAGATATGAGATTGATGTTATGAAGGACTGTCTGAGAAAGGTCTTTGACAAGACCCGGGAAGGACTGGATTTGTCGCTGTTCAAGGATTTCTTTGACCGGCATTCCAAACTGGATCTGGATAAACTGACCCAGGCAACTACAATTGAAGAATTTGTAAACTGTTTGAAAGGTACGGAATATTACTCCCCTCTGTCAAAGATCGGGGAAGAATATACACCGCTCCTTTTTGATTACGGCATGGCGCTTGACCAGTATTATTTTGCAAATATCTGGTCTGTAAAAGATAAGCTGTTCAGCAAAAGAGATCTGCAAGAAATTATCAAAGCCTACGGCAATAAATTCGATATGCTCAACCTGCAGTGGATCTACCGCTCCCGCAGGTATTACCATATGGCCCCGGCTGATATCTACGCACTGCTCATACCCGTGCACTATAAGCTCTCCCACAAAGAGGTTACCGCACTGGTGGAGGCAGCGGACAATGATGAATTCCGCCGCGTGCTGGATACTACTGCTTATAAAAAACGTTATCCTGAACTTGCGCCGGATAACCTGGAAGAATACTATACTCTGAATCTCAGGAATGTCCTGGAGTCAGAGGCAAGAAAATATCCGCACTCAGTCATTATGATCTATTCTTATTTTTATCATAAAGAACACGAAGTAGACCGGCTCACCACTGCGATCGAGTGTATCCGCTACGGACTGTCCCCGGCTGAGACGCTGGATTATATTCACAAAAATTAA
- a CDS encoding V-type ATP synthase subunit I, with amino-acid sequence MIEKMKFLSITGPKSDIDRVVNEYLAKYEIHLENAMAQLTQVQHLSPYIQINPYKEILNKATEFAGLLQDTEDVPIRDISLDEATDLIDSLSQKLSDINAECDDLKAKRTAVVEDLNRITPFLNLPEDVDKLVHYRFVQVRFGRIAKEYYNKFKEYVYDDLDTWFYPCHEDEYVWGVYFVPWTKMEEVDAVFSSMHFERIYLKKDYYHGTPQAIHRELKIKLETIDKHMASCQEEIRLLLRGDASAILSAKEALSALSTNFDVRKVAACVREHQETFYILCGWMTEKDALAFQKDIENDAKLFCIIEDDQNNIRTQPPTKLRNPKVFKPFEMYVKMYGLPAYNEMDPTMFVAITYSFIFGAMFGDVGQGLLLAIGGFLLYKFKKMDLAAIIGTAGIFSTFFGFMFGSIFGFEDVLEPIWLRPVDAMTNVPGLGNMNTVFIVAIVFGMFLILLTMIFHIINAVRSHDTENILFDQNAVCGLVFYGALTIMILLYLTGHSLPATAILVVMFGVPLILIMLKEPLTRIIKKKQPVVEGGKVMFFVQSFFELFEVMLSYLSNTLSFVRIGAFAVSHAAMMGVVLMLAGAESGGSINWLVIVLGNAFVCAMEGLIVGIQVLRLEYYEMFSRFYKGSGREFHPFLKRVKREKKNA; translated from the coding sequence ATGATTGAGAAAATGAAATTCTTGAGCATTACCGGTCCGAAGTCTGACATTGACAGAGTAGTCAACGAATACCTGGCTAAATATGAGATCCATCTGGAAAATGCCATGGCACAGCTGACGCAGGTGCAGCACCTGTCCCCCTATATTCAGATCAACCCTTATAAGGAGATCCTGAACAAGGCCACAGAATTTGCAGGGCTGCTGCAGGATACAGAGGACGTGCCAATCCGGGATATTTCCCTGGATGAAGCCACTGATCTTATTGACTCCCTCAGCCAGAAGCTCTCTGACATCAATGCGGAATGCGATGACCTGAAGGCAAAGCGGACGGCAGTTGTGGAAGACTTGAACCGTATCACCCCCTTCCTGAACCTGCCGGAAGATGTGGATAAACTGGTGCATTACCGTTTTGTTCAGGTTCGTTTCGGCCGGATCGCCAAGGAATATTATAACAAGTTCAAAGAGTATGTATATGATGACCTGGATACCTGGTTTTATCCCTGCCATGAAGATGAATATGTCTGGGGTGTCTATTTCGTGCCCTGGACAAAAATGGAGGAAGTGGATGCTGTCTTCTCCTCCATGCATTTTGAAAGGATCTATCTGAAAAAGGATTACTACCACGGTACTCCCCAGGCCATACACCGGGAATTGAAAATAAAGCTGGAGACCATTGACAAACACATGGCCTCCTGCCAGGAAGAGATACGTCTGCTGCTCCGCGGCGACGCCTCAGCCATACTCTCCGCAAAGGAAGCTTTAAGCGCCCTTTCCACCAACTTTGATGTGCGAAAGGTAGCTGCCTGTGTCAGAGAGCATCAGGAGACCTTCTATATACTCTGCGGATGGATGACAGAGAAGGACGCCCTGGCTTTCCAAAAAGATATAGAAAACGACGCCAAACTGTTCTGCATTATTGAAGATGACCAGAACAATATACGTACACAGCCGCCCACAAAGCTGAGAAATCCCAAGGTGTTCAAGCCTTTCGAGATGTATGTGAAAATGTACGGCCTTCCCGCCTACAATGAGATGGACCCCACCATGTTTGTGGCCATCACATATTCCTTCATCTTCGGCGCCATGTTCGGTGATGTGGGACAGGGGCTTCTGCTGGCCATCGGCGGATTTTTGCTTTACAAATTCAAAAAAATGGATCTGGCTGCCATCATCGGCACAGCCGGAATCTTTTCCACCTTCTTCGGCTTCATGTTCGGCAGCATTTTTGGATTTGAAGATGTGCTGGAACCCATATGGCTGCGGCCTGTGGATGCCATGACCAATGTACCCGGCCTTGGCAACATGAACACCGTTTTCATCGTGGCGATCGTCTTCGGCATGTTCCTTATCCTGCTGACCATGATCTTCCATATCATCAATGCGGTGAGAAGCCATGATACGGAAAATATCCTGTTTGACCAGAATGCCGTCTGCGGTCTGGTCTTCTACGGGGCACTGACCATTATGATCCTGCTGTATCTGACAGGACACTCTCTTCCTGCAACAGCGATCCTGGTCGTCATGTTCGGGGTACCGCTTATCCTGATCATGCTGAAAGAGCCGCTTACACGTATCATCAAGAAGAAACAGCCTGTTGTGGAGGGCGGAAAGGTTATGTTCTTTGTTCAGAGCTTCTTTGAACTTTTTGAGGTAATGCTGAGTTATCTCTCCAATACCCTTTCTTTCGTCCGTATCGGTGCATTCGCTGTCAGCCATGCCGCCATGATGGGCGTTGTGCTTATGCTGGCAGGCGCTGAAAGCGGAGGCAGCATCAACTGGCTTGTCATCGTGCTTGGCAACGCTTTCGTATGCGCTATGGAGGGCCTGATCGTAGGTATCCAGGTACTCCGTCTGGAATATTATGAAATGTTCAGCCGTTTCTATAAAGGCAGCGGCAGGGAATTCCACCCATTCTTAAAGCGTGTAAAAAGAGAAAAGAAAAATGCATAA
- a CDS encoding ATP synthase subunit C — protein sequence MTTLIQFTIAAALILSIIVPFGYFFLGEKNKKRYKKSLGVNCFFFFGTLLVASIVMMGGTASVSAATDTASAGLATGLGYIGAALVTGLSGIGSGIAVASSASAALGAISEDGSLFGKSMIFVAMAEGIALYGLIISFMILGKLG from the coding sequence ATGACAACATTAATTCAATTTACTATAGCAGCCGCATTGATCTTAAGCATCATTGTTCCCTTCGGATACTTTTTCCTGGGAGAGAAAAATAAAAAACGTTATAAAAAATCACTGGGTGTCAACTGCTTCTTCTTCTTTGGAACCCTTCTGGTGGCTTCCATTGTAATGATGGGCGGAACCGCTTCTGTAAGCGCTGCCACTGATACAGCTTCCGCAGGCCTTGCAACCGGCCTTGGCTACATCGGTGCCGCTCTGGTTACTGGACTTTCCGGCATAGGCTCCGGTATCGCTGTTGCCTCCTCTGCAAGTGCTGCTCTGGGTGCGATCAGTGAAGACGGCTCTCTGTTTGGTAAATCCATGATCTTCGTAGCCATGGCAGAAGGTATTGCTCTGTACGGACTTATTATTTCCTTCATGATCTTAGGAAAACTGGGATGA
- a CDS encoding V-type ATP synthase subunit F has protein sequence MKMFLISDNIDTYTGMRLAGVEGVVVHEREELRKALEDAIANKENGIILLTEKFGREFPDIIDDMRLNHRLPLIIEIPDRHGTGRAPDFILSYVNEAIGLKL, from the coding sequence ATGAAAATGTTTTTGATCAGCGATAATATAGACACCTACACGGGAATGCGCCTTGCAGGCGTGGAAGGTGTTGTGGTGCATGAACGGGAGGAACTGAGAAAAGCCCTGGAAGACGCCATTGCCAACAAGGAAAACGGCATCATCCTGCTGACTGAAAAGTTCGGCAGAGAATTTCCGGATATCATTGACGACATGCGGCTGAACCATCGTCTGCCGCTTATTATAGAAATCCCCGACCGACATGGTACCGGCCGTGCACCCGATTTTATTCTCTCTTATGTCAATGAGGCAATCGGTTTGAAATTATAG
- a CDS encoding V-type ATP synthase subunit E translates to MTTEEKLQHFYEVSMESAREESEKALEEYRAALSQMLAEHKEDKQKNAGGQLKLETENAKREINKALSAEQLHIKRRLSKKQQELREELFVEVKNKLEAFMSSPEYLVWLEEKIREALTIAGEDEVQIYLTPADTSLLETLAARCGTPLLVSQTPFMGGVRAVIPAKNILIDHTFKTLYENEKEEFNFDGGLLHE, encoded by the coding sequence ATGACAACCGAAGAAAAACTGCAGCATTTCTACGAAGTATCCATGGAGAGCGCACGGGAGGAGTCTGAAAAGGCCCTGGAAGAATACCGCGCCGCCCTCTCTCAGATGCTCGCTGAACATAAAGAAGATAAACAGAAAAATGCCGGCGGCCAGTTAAAACTGGAGACAGAGAACGCGAAGCGTGAGATCAACAAGGCATTGTCTGCGGAACAGCTTCACATCAAAAGACGTCTGTCCAAAAAGCAGCAGGAACTGCGCGAGGAATTGTTTGTGGAGGTTAAAAATAAACTAGAAGCTTTCATGAGCAGCCCCGAATACCTTGTCTGGCTGGAAGAAAAGATCAGGGAGGCTCTTACCATTGCCGGCGAGGATGAAGTACAGATTTATCTGACTCCTGCGGACACTTCCCTGCTGGAAACTCTGGCTGCCAGATGCGGGACTCCTCTCCTGGTCTCACAGACTCCCTTTATGGGCGGCGTGCGGGCCGTGATCCCCGCAAAGAATATTTTGATCGACCACACATTCAAGACTTTATACGAAAACGAGAAAGAAGAATTTAATTTTGACGGAGGGCTGCTACATGAATAG